A single genomic interval of Anopheles marshallii chromosome 2, idAnoMarsDA_429_01, whole genome shotgun sequence harbors:
- the LOC128707339 gene encoding V-type proton ATPase subunit S1, whose protein sequence is MAKLGVSVALFLAFAVFGSARASSNVPVFVWGKPSVTYVPALSRYSSSEFAALVEAQIDEQTFTVVFAEERLSAEDLSQCKLKTQTCFKNLQKLERKSYLPSVEEPLSVLEGSNAQSVQLLSDGSLSERIVPQAGGIVVVNLSGGDFASHDAIIDALYTRLHNAHPNIVAIYTAKTPSFSYSSLVRKTRQTEPEPAPAKEVLTADGFLMVYEEFKFGQADAEELTSAKLVQAAKIENTTTDAIQIRLTGAGAQVDLFFLLTQGSWEITGVWFENQEYYLRHRVHVNQHFSYSCNEWEYYSLDLQKKIVFQEVQLQPFWPNAEGEAVPTNRFGDAWYCVGFTSGGILSGLFLILIFIIIGSYGITWMMDIRTMDRFDDPKGKTITVNAAE, encoded by the exons ATGGCCAAGTTAGGGGTTTCTGTGGCACTGTTTCTAGCATTTGCCGTTTTCGGCAGTGCTCGTGCTTCTTCCAATGTTCCCGTCTTTGTCTGGGGCAAACCATC TGTTACGTATGTTCCGGCCCTCAGCCGCTATTCAAGCTCGGAGTTCGCAGCATTGGTGGAGGCTCAAATAGATGAACAAACTTTCACGGTCGTGTTTGCGGAAGAACGGCTTTCGGCGGAAGATCTCAGCCAGTGCAAGCTGAAGACGCAAACTTGCTTCAAGAATCTGCAGAAGTTGGAACGTAAGTCGTATCTTCCGAGTGTTGAGGAACCACTCAGTGTGCTGGAGGGTTCAAACGCCCAGAGTGTTCAGCTGCTCTCCGATGGATCGCTCAGCGAACGCATCGTACCTCAGGCGGGTGGAATTGTGGTGGTAAATCTGTCAGGTGGTGATTTTGCGTCACATGATGCCATCATCGATGCACTGTACACGCGTCTACACAACGCTCACCCCAACATTGTGGCCATCTACACCGCTAAAACACCATCGTTCAGCTACTCCAGCTTGGTGCGTAAGACTCGCCAAACCGAACCGGAACCAGCACCAGCAAAGGAGGTATTGACGGCTGATGGATTCCTGATGGTGTACGAAGAGTTCAAGTTTGGTCAAGCCGATGCTGAAGAGCTGACGTCTGCTAAACTGGTTCAAGCTgctaaaattgaaaacaccaccaccgatgcaataCAAATTCGTCTGACCGGAGCAGGTGCACAGGTGGATCTGTTCTTCCTGTTGACCCAAGGTTCGTGGGAAATCACGGGCGTGTGGTTCGAAAATCAGGAGTACTACCTGCGCCACCGGGTCCACGTTAACCAACACTTCTCGTACAGCTGCAATGAGTGGGAATACTATTCGCTCGATTTGCAGAAGAAAATTGTCTTCCAGGAAGTCCAGCTGCAACCATTCTGGCCGAATGCGGAGGGTGAAGCCGTGCCAACCAACCGGTTCGGTGACGCATGGTACTGCGTTGGTTTTACCAGCGGTGGCATCCTGTCCGGACTGTTCCTAATTCTTATTTTCATCATTATCGGCTCCTACGGTATCACCTGGATGATGGATATCCGCACGATGGATCGTTTCGATGATCCGAAGGGAAAAACAATTACGGTGAATGCCGCTGAATAG